A single region of the Lycium barbarum isolate Lr01 chromosome 2, ASM1917538v2, whole genome shotgun sequence genome encodes:
- the LOC132624595 gene encoding DNA repair protein recA homolog 2, mitochondrial-like has translation MVPQFLRFIPSFSRSLSFSPLCKPQNGNAWRRMLSAYASSAEGEFDEIQDDTRASEKATALRSALSQLEGDFCKESMLSLQRFFGARCAPVIPTGSLRLDLALGVGGLPKGRIVEIYGQEASGKTTLALHVIREAQKLGCYCAYLDVENGMNPSIAEAIGVNVENLLVSQPDSTENLLSIVNTLTKSGSMDIIVVDSVAALVPQLELDATLCDSHKGLQPKIMTQALRKIHYSLCNSSTIIIFINQVRRSDKGLVRGSGRMDEVTCGGNALPFYAAVRLRTIGKQLLTTRDGGGGFWFIAYSQNFIHFD, from the coding sequence ATGGTGCCTCAATTTCTTCGTTTCATTCCCTCTTTCTCTCGTAGCCTTTCTTTTTCCCCTTTGTGCAAACCCCAGAATGGAAATGCTTGGAGAAGGATGTTGAGTGCTTATGCATCTTCAGCAGAAGGTGAATTTGATGAAATCCAAGATGACACCAGAGCATCAGAGAAAGCAACTGCACTGCGTTCAGCCCTCTCACAGCTTGAAGGCGATTTTTGCAAAGAATCAATGTTGTCGTTGCAGCGATTCTTTGGTGCTAGATGTGCTCCTGTAATACCTACTGGCTCATTGAGGCTTGATCTAGCACTTGGGGTTGGAGGACTACCCAAGGGAAGAATTGTTGAAATTTATGGACAAGAAGCATCTGGGAAGACAACACTTGCCCTTCATGTAATTAGAGAGGCTCAAAAGCTTGGATGTTATTGTGCATATCTGGATGTCGAAAACGGAATGAACCCCTCCATTGCCGAAGCAATAGGGGTTAATGTAGAAAATCTCCTTGTTTCACAGCCAGATTCTACTGAGAATTTGCTGAGTATTGTCAATACCCTGACAAAAAGTGGATCCATGGATATAATCGTGGTCGATAGTGTGGCAGCTCTTGTTCCCCAACTTGAGCTTGATGCTACTTTATGTGACTCTCATAAAGGCTTGCAACCAAAGATTATGACACAAGCACTACGTAAAATTCATTATTCGTTATGCAACTCTAGCACAATAATTATATTCATTAATCAGGTAAGAAGATCTGACAAAGGATTAGTTCGAGGCTCTGGGCGTATGGACGAAGTAACTTGTGGTGGAAATGCTTTGCCTTTTTATGCTGCCGTACGGCTTAGAACGATTGGAAAACAATTGCTTACAACTAGGGATGGGGGAGGTGGTTTTTGGTTCATAGCTTACTCTCAgaatttcatacactttgattaa